A window of Silene latifolia isolate original U9 population unplaced genomic scaffold, ASM4854445v1 scaffold_57, whole genome shotgun sequence genomic DNA:
CATACAAATAAACGACATACCTTGAACGCAAACCAAAAAACCAATTCGTACCGCTCCTCCTCAATCAAAGGGTCAGATTGTAATTAACTTTGAACATCATACTTCAACTCCTTAAatccttaatttttttttttaaaaaaaaaaacttaaaacatTTCCACTAATTTCTTCTCCTCCATCGATACCTCGCCATAATTCAAGCATGTCGGAAGATTCCAAGGTACGTAATTTCGTAAAACCCattaattatatttaatattaatttgattattatgATTAATTTGGTTAATTGATTGAATTAATTTTTTAGAAAAATGGGCAGAAAATTGAAGAATTGGAGATTAAAATGCAGGCAATGAAAAAGGTGTATGCGGAGGTGATATTAAATACATCAAAGGAAGCGGCGGCGAGAGTAATGTTGGCTGAGCGTAAAGCACTTGGTTTTCATAAGGAATTAGTTTCCTTCAAACAAGATTCTGTCACTATGATGCTTCATCTTAATAATTCTTTCAAATCTCAGGTATTATcgtttaagaccgtcttaatttaagCCATTAACACATTCAATTTTCAGTTTTGTAGTCTCGTCATTGATTTCTGGTTTATAATTCAACTGTACtaagtttttgaattttgaaatttcgTCTCTTTCTATTACTCCGTATGTTGTAAGTTTAAAAAGAGTGTTCTCGGGATTGATTTGTGGTTTGTGATTGAACTGGGCtaagtttttgaattttttaatttgtttttaaggATTTTTGTCAACAAAGTATGCTACTTTATGTTGCATTGTATTGTACGGAGTATTGTACAACAATGAATCGGTTGACAATTATTTACCCATTACTCCCTCCGATTCTTAGGAGTTGCCGtatattctttttttttacctATTCACTAGAATTGCCCCCATTTTCGTTTTAACCATGATTTTGTCAGTAAGATCACTCTACTTTATTGGCGAGACCCATCACCCACTCACAACCTTAATGCGTGTACAAAAAGCAAACGGAGCATTTCCAACGAATCGGAGGTAGTAGTAAGCAAGTGATCTTTCTGCAGTTTAAATTTTTATTATTGGAGTGAGTAGTACTTCTGCACTCTAGTATGGTGATACAGTCTTCTGCGCCCTAGTAACCCCTATTAGGTTCATTCAAGTATACATTTTTTTAAGACAGCCTTATCTTGTTTTGCTTGTTTCCAATCTGTTTAGCAAGGATATAAATGAACTGAATTAAATTGGATTGATATTGAAAGTGTTTGGGATTCCCTTTGTTCATAGTTTATAACTATTTCATTGTTTTACTTCTTTGTCTTCTCATGTTCTCCCATTTCCTAGAATTGTAACTTGGTTTTATGCAGCTTAATACTTGTATTATCCTGCgtagtttattttttttaaataaatatcAGAGCTGCCGGGCGCCTGAAATTATACATTATCCCCGTGTTTGCTCTATATCTGATTTGTTGCTAGTCAATAGAAATGGCATGAAGTTATTAGTCTCCTAGATATTTAAAATCTTAAAATGATTTGACGAAGGAAATGTATCAGTCACAGTGATTCTAGGCTCTGAATATGAAAAAACTAACCGCTTTCATTAAGAAAGATTTGAAGCTCTGACTGATAAAAGTGAATAACTGACTGATCCTAGCActagtattaaaaaaaaaactggAAAACAATGAATATTACCTAATGTATTAGATGTTACCTGACTGACTTGCGTCGATGGACCCCTCCTTAACCATCTAGATTTAAGTTGCGTATATTTGTTGGTAACGCTATTGGGTTCTATGTTGCTCGGACTCTTCAATATTACCTCACATACCCGTGTCGGACACTGGACACTCGGACATGGGTAGGACACTTGGACatttcattttagaccaaaaacataattttttttccatAAAATAGACGAATCCGACACTCGGACACGTACCCGTGTCGGATACTTCTAACCGAGTCCGAGCAACATAGATTGGGTTGTGTTAATGGACTTGGTTATTATTAAATGCTCAAAGTACATGGACCATTTCCCGCCCGACGATAATTTCAAGTATCACCACTAGTTATGCTAGCAAAGTTTTCAAATATTACGCCGAAATGTGAAGGGTTTAAACTTCAAACGACGATTTGGCTTTGGAGAGGATAGCAACGTAAGACTTTTTTAGTTTATACACTGAATACATTTCAATATATAAATTATCACTTGCCCTCCTGCCTCACTGATTGAGCGGTTAATAATCAGACATAAGGTCAAGGGTTCAAACTTCAAAACCTTGGTCTTCTCTGCTATTTTGCTCTAAGATCGGCCACTGATGACCTTGGAAGGAACCTTTGGAATTTATACATCTTGTTTTCATTTTTGGGTACTGAATTATACTGAAGCTCTTTTCTTGAGCTTTCTGTATTGGGATATGAAAACATTTATTGAAACAAGTTTCTTGTATCAGATTCAAGATGCTGAAGCTAGATCCTTGAATCAACAAAAGAAGATTGATGAGCTTGAAGCCCAACTTGGTGAGGCTGAGGGAATAATTGTTGACCTCAGGGATGAGTTAAAGCAACTGCATCAGAAATTAGAGACTGTGACGAACAACAAGAAAAGGACTTCAAATGGACACATTGATGAAACAAACCAACCCTTGTATGAACATCTACCCCATGATAATACACTTAATTCTTCCACATCAAAGATTCCAGATGCAAAAATTGCTTCTTCAGTAGGAATTGTTTCTCTACATGTGGCGGATAGTATGAGCTCTCTTGGCAAATCAAATTCGGATGATGCTTCGGCTAGCGCTGAAGATTATAGTTCCTTCATTATGCAGAATACAGAGGCAGATCTATGCAGAATTGGACATTCTCAAAGAATACGCGCATTTGAAAGAAACTTGTCAACTATGAAGCCGCCTAGTTTGAAAACTAATGATACCCAGTCTCTTGCTAATGTTCTCGTAGAAAGCAGTGAAGCTAAGGCAACAAATAACTGTCTATATCCAGTGATGAAGAAATGTTGTATCATGAACTCTCTTGTTCAATCTTTGGACCAACCTTTTCTCATGTGCTCTTCAAAGACTGATGAGAAAAATTTGAACTCTACCAGCTATAATGACCAAAGAATTAGTACTCCTCGCAGATCTGCTGGAAAGACTGCCAGGTACAGAGAAGCAATTGCTTCCTTGCGGGGTAAACCTCGTAAAAAGTATGTCAGATCGTTGAAACGACCCGTAATTAGCCAACTGAAGGCATGTTCAACTCGTCTAAATTTGCATTCTGAACAAGACCCAGTAGAGGCAGTTCAAACGCTCCTTGAGGGTGTGAGTCGTAAGAGTGAAGTAATGAATAGGTGCAATGATGTCATGGTTTGTGGTGAAGGAGATGGGGAAGAAGCCAGAGAAGGTTTAATCCAGAAAGTCCCGCTTACATCTGTGGATGGCTTGGTGGGGTTAAAGTTGTTTGATGTGCCCATCTCCAATGGATTTGGAAGCTTTCATAAAGAATTGGAAAATGTTCGCCCTCGGAAGTTTACATTCCATCGAAAATGCCGAAAGAATGTCTTACGCAAACTTGATGATAACATTGTGCCTAAAAGAGATCCTTTGAAAAGGAAGTTGGAGACACTGATAGATGTTTCTGTAATTGAAAGCAATGGCTTGAACAATGAATTGCACAGAGACTTGGAGATGTCAATGAATGATGCAAGTTTGCTCCTCAGGTTTGCTTTCACTTGTTAAATGGATTTCACGTCTTCTTTATTCAGACTAATTACCGACGTAAAGCCTAGAAACCCCTGCTGATGGTCTTCTATACTGTAACAGCAGTCTGAATCAATTAGTACTATTATTTTGATGCTGACGAATTTTGGACCTAGGTTATGAGTATGACTACGAAATGACTAATATTCACTGTTTTCAAACTCCTACCTTTAAAAAGTTTCAAAACTCCCTACATTAACATCCCCTCCAATCATCCAATATAATGTCATTTTTGGCAAATATATCTGACATTTTCTGTCAAATATTACTCAGAAATGGTATTCTCATCCCCTATCAAGGTCGGTTGTGGGCAAAAATGAATGTCGTTCATGATCATTAGTCTCTAGAAaacgactttttttttttctgcaaAAAAGGTGGTGGTTTGGATGTAAATTTCAGAAAAAGTTGGTATAGAAAAGGTAGTAGTTAAAAACTAACTTTAAATATTACTTTGGAAATCATTTTGCCATTAATGTGTGATTTTGTGTCCTCTCTGATGAATTTATGCACCTTGTCTAATTGCAGTTGATCTCAATGGCTAGCAAGGGGAAGGGGTGTTATTAAATAGCTAACAAGTTGTTGAATAGAGCAATGCAATGTTGCTTCTTTTGCACTAGTCGACCGTACTCGAGATGTATATCCTGACTCGTCGTCTTCTCTAGTTCCTTGAAGTAGGATAATAGGCTAACAAGGTGTTGGATAGAGCAATTCAGTGTTGCGTTTTTTTGGTACTTAACTAGATTGTACTCTGTAAAGGCCTAAAGTGTAAGGTACCAGGGAGTTTTGTTGTGAGCCCGACTTATTATAGCTACTCCTTGTGGAggtttttggaatggagttagatacccaatggattctaactccattccaaccccttgaAATCTCATACCCATGTTTCTACTCAAGTTTCTAACTCTATTCCATATTATTACTACCTCTATATCCATTCCAGGGTCGAACCAAACACTCATGAGCAAGTATGAGATTCTAACTCTATACCACTATAGTATCACAATCTATTCCATGCCATTCCAATACTTCGAACCAAACGACTTCTAAGAACTTGTTACtcttgagacttcttcaagtcttcAACTACTACTTTCAGATCTAAAAGCTCAAGGATTGAATCTACACAAACCTTGATCCGGTATCTTTGTACTTATGTTACTCTAACTTGGCAGCAAGTGTGCTAGTGTCGAGCGTAAAGTGATCTATTCCATTTAATATGAAACTTTATATCCATTTTAGAACAATTTATCTACTTGCGAAACCACCAAATTGCGTTTTCTTACAAATCACGCTTCCTCATATTCACGACTATACTAACAAAACAAAAATGACGCAAAATAGCATCACATTGCCCTGCATCATGTAGTCCAATACGAAACTCTTCTAAACGGCCTGTTTCAATGGCGGTACAAGACCACCAAGTCTAACTTTGAAATGGAAAATAAAATGAATATCagaaatcatacataataatgcTTCAAAAATTGTCAAGGGTAGACGTGACAAGCACCACCAGATAGAGAGAAGTATAGAAAATAAGCAAAATATTTGAGTGACAAATACTTGGTAGATTATTAATACTAAAATagaataaacaattaaaaagaTGCCTTTGGAAATTATAGGCTTATAGCTAAAGCTACTTAGTCAATAACTTAAATGGGATTATTAAGACTAATACATTTAAGAAACAACAAACTAAACAAACAAACTGAATTTGACCTTTTAATACCTTAAGCCATCATAAAACTATACATGCTTTATAGAACTTTTCACGTCTTCTTTAGCCACCTAAATTCTCTGCTAACTAACATCTAATTTCCCTGATAATTCTTGGCAGTAAACATCCTTCTTCTGTCTTCAATTTCCTTTTGCCTAGTTTACGTCAAATTCATCAACATTAACGGCCAAGTTTGTGATATCGTAAAAACTAGCTTGCAGACTGTTGCATGGGCTATGGGAAGTCAAATGCTAAGGTCGTCATCTGGCAGGTCACCCAGATGGCTTAGAAAGAAATCCAAGAAAACTGAGCCCTCCGCTTCACCCGAAGTTTCAGGTGCGCATCTTTGTACATTAATATGGTGCATCACTTCTATGTAATTCAGTATTCCTAGAATGCAAGTTTATTCATGTGAATTACAATTCTATACTCTGGTAAGGTCTGGTACATCTGACTCCGCCATTTGCAGGAGTCTTTTAAGACACTAGGctaatgttattgttgttttgcAGATAGTGAACCCGAGGAATACCTAAGTCATAGTTTTGTAGGTTCTAGAGGACTCCAACCATCGGGTTTAACCCATGAACTCAGGTAATCAGTCGGACTAGATTCATAACAGCTAGACGATATATTGCATTTTTGGATCACATTAGTTTTATGATATTTTCAACAGGATTTTTGTGGGAACATGGAATGTGGGAGGAAAATCGCCAGTAGGAAGCTTAGCTGCTGATTTAGAGGAATGGCTAAATCTAAAGAGCTCAGTGGATATGTACGTTCTCGGGTAGGTAATACATGACGGAAAAAAAAAACCATGATGATTCGAAAAGCATGATCACAGATCTATCTAATTAACCTTGTTTTTCACAGGTTCCAAGAGATTGTCCCTTTGAACACAAAGTCAGTTATTGGAATGGAAGATTACACAGATGCAAGAAAATGGAACTTGCTGGTAGGAAAAACACTAAATAACAGAGAAGGGTGTGTTTGGCTGTCATCTACACTAACTCCATTGACAAATGACGAATATCAGTACGCTAAACCTGAAAACAGTGGACGACAAACACGTCTTAGGAGGAGCACTACTCCCTTAAGAGAAAGGTCAAACCCTCAACAAGGGGAGCAGGATGGAAGTTCTAATGCCTATAAAATGATGGCTAGCAAAAAAATGGTCGGAGTTTTTCTCACAATATGGATAAAACGAGATCTTCTAAGAAAGTATCGGTTTTCCAATGTTAAGGCAACTCCTGTTGCCTGTGGTTTGATGGGTTACTTGGGAAACAAGGGTGCAGTCTCTGTCAGTATGTCAATTGATGGAACCAGTTTTTGTTTTGTAACTGCTCACTTGGCATCTGGCGAGAAGAAAGGAGATGAGTTACGAAGGAACCAACAAGTCGGGGAGATCTTCAAGCGAACTGTTTTCCCTCGACTACCTTTGGAGATTGAAGATACTCTTCCTCTCACCATATTAGGACATGAGTATGTTTTCAACACCTCATTTTGCCCTCCTTGACCACTATTTACAGGCCTACAATTTCCTCACCTAATTGGTAACCTACCCCTAGATTGGCAAAATTCTGCAAAACAAAATTAAGCCAACTGAAGGACAAAACTTTAAAATGTATAACAAAATATTTAAGGTCTCACCCAATTTCGCAATAGCGTCCATGGCAGTTCCCCCCACATGGTTCCTCAAAAGAGCTGACGGGAAGTTCTATGGCCACTGAATCACAAGCTAAATGGCTCCAGCCTCCAGCTATAACAtaagatcatatatatatatatatatatatatatatatatatatatatatatatatatatatatatatatatatatacagcaATCGGATGACGAAACtcttgaaaaaaataaaaaatatactATGAAATTATGATAAAACTTTTATGGCATTTAACAAGGAACTAAATCATATATGCAATGCAATGGaggtttattttattttattaaatttggTCAGTCAAATTGTTGTGAAACAGACGAATATTCTTGTTTGGGGACCTCAACTACCGGCTTTGCATGGAAGACAACAGAGCGCGGGAGCTAATAAGACAGAAGAAGTGGAAAGAGCTACAAAAATTTGACCAGCTCAAGAAGGAACAACAGCATAGGGGAGTATTTCAAGGATGGAGAGAAGGAGATATAGAGTTTGCACCCACCTATAAATACTCTGTAGAACTTGGCAATCGTTACACGGGAGACAAACATTCCCCTTTACTTCCAAATTCAGCAGAGAAGAGACGAACCCCAGCATGGTACGCCCAACAAAACCATGAATGATATATACTAACCATTACGAATGATCGTCATAAACAAGACTACAAGATACACATTGACATCAAAATTCTTGTGGTTGCAGGTGTGACAGAATAATGTGGTTTGGGAAAGGAGTAGAACAACTTTCCTATTTCCGCGGAGAGAGTAAATTCTCAGACCATCGACCTGTTTCAGCCCTTTTCATCACAGAAATTGATGTTTTGAAGCCTGCGAATTCAAAAACAGCTGCACTGCCACTAAGCAAGTTTCTTGCTTCAATGAATCTTTCAAAATACAATGTAAGCATTCTAAACCTAGACATGTTATTGTCGTAAATACATCAATTACGGTTAAAACATTCAGCAACCAACTACGCAAATAACTCAAATTGTTTGTTTCAGACTCCCATGCAGGTTCAATGCAGCAATAAAAGTAGTACATTACTGTCACTGATTAAGGCAGAAACAGAAGGATCCGCGAGTGGAAAAGCATTAACTGTAGATAATAGGCAGTAGGATTAAGCTGTGATTAACTTTGTCAAGATATATATGCGACACTATCATTCGTCAAGAAAAATATGTGACTCCAGGCTTGTTTTCCTCCTAGCTACTTGATAAGCGTGAAGGGCACAATTTTGTACGCCAGACGCCAGTCATGACTACCGGAATCAGACGAATCCTTTTCTTTCTTAAAGGAAGACATACAAATTAGAATGTTGTAAATGATTGAATTTGATATTTTACAAGTAAATAATTGCAATATTATGTATATAATAGACAGAAAGTAAGTATGATTTCATGATTCAACATCAATCCCTTCTGCATCCTCACAGTCCTTAGTGGTTGGTTACATTCTGCAggaagaaatcaagtttaatttgAATTAGTAGGGCTTAGGTCAACAATTGTATCACAAACAACATAGCTACacatattactccctccgtcctaatcgtttgttcacctttttctttttctctttgtgaaaggtattttaattcaaatgtaaattaatgattgggacggagggattAAAAATGAAATTAGTGAAGACATTTTGATGAAACACGGATCGCGTATAAAGTTGTGGCATATTCATGAAGGCATACAAGTCATATGGGATCACAACTATACATTCAAAAGGCATCTGCAGCATTTTTGGCAAACCTAGGCataacaacattaaaatcaatttttttggATAAAATATGAGTTATTTAGGCAATTTCTATTGACTCCTTATTTTTAGGgattaaaaaattaaatttttttttgcctAACTCCTTATTTGGGATTAATCACTCTCTCCCTCTTAAATAATTACTCTCACACTAGTGTACTGCCCGTGCTACGGCACGTACTTTTTAGATTTGGTTTCTAAAGAGGCACTCTCAATAaaattatttgtataaatattttatactccctccattcaactccaaatggTAATTATcttttttgtacactattcacaagtaaGAAGAATCTTCTCATTTCCTCccaatatataagataaaatatatccatgtgagatcttgttttatTCGTCTTTAGAAGTACATttaaaatatcaaacttttataatttttacaaatgtgtaactaaagatatttacaGAGTAAAactcgcgttggcaaacgtgaaaaagtgATAAGTAccatttggagttgaatggagggagtaaattattaaactaattaacaattt
This region includes:
- the LOC141639769 gene encoding type I inositol polyphosphate 5-phosphatase 8-like, encoding MGSQMLRSSSGRSPRWLRKKSKKTEPSASPEVSDSEPEEYLSHSFVGSRGLQPSGLTHELRIFVGTWNVGGKSPVGSLAADLEEWLNLKSSVDMYVLGFQEIVPLNTKSVIGMEDYTDARKWNLLVGKTLNNREGCVWLSSTLTPLTNDEYQYAKPENSGRQTRLRRSTTPLRERSNPQQGEQDGSSNAYKMMASKKMVGVFLTIWIKRDLLRKYRFSNVKATPVACGLMGYLGNKGAVSVSMSIDGTSFCFVTAHLASGEKKGDELRRNQQVGEIFKRTVFPRLPLEIEDTLPLTILGHERIFLFGDLNYRLCMEDNRARELIRQKKWKELQKFDQLKKEQQHRGVFQGWREGDIEFAPTYKYSVELGNRYTGDKHSPLLPNSAEKRRTPAWCDRIMWFGKGVEQLSYFRGESKFSDHRPVSALFITEIDVLKPANSKTAALPLSKFLASMNLSKYNTPMQVQCSNKSSTLLSLIKAETEGSASGKALTVDNRQ
- the LOC141639768 gene encoding uncharacterized protein LOC141639768 isoform X1, which translates into the protein MSEDSKKNGQKIEELEIKMQAMKKVYAEVILNTSKEAAARVMLAERKALGFHKELVSFKQDSVTMMLHLNNSFKSQIQDAEARSLNQQKKIDELEAQLGEAEGIIVDLRDELKQLHQKLETVTNNKKRTSNGHIDETNQPLYEHLPHDNTLNSSTSKIPDAKIASSVGIVSLHVADSMSSLGKSNSDDASASAEDYSSFIMQNTEADLCRIGHSQRIRAFERNLSTMKPPSLKTNDTQSLANVLVESSEAKATNNCLYPVMKKCCIMNSLVQSLDQPFLMCSSKTDEKNLNSTSYNDQRISTPRRSAGKTARYREAIASLRGKPRKKYVRSLKRPVISQLKACSTRLNLHSEQDPVEAVQTLLEGVSRKSEVMNRCNDVMVCGEGDGEEAREGLIQKVPLTSVDGLVGLKLFDVPISNGFGSFHKELENVRPRKFTFHRKCRKNVLRKLDDNIVPKRDPLKRKLETLIDVSVIESNGLNNELHRDLEMSMNDASLLLS
- the LOC141639768 gene encoding uncharacterized protein LOC141639768 isoform X2, with translation MSEDSKKIEELEIKMQAMKKVYAEVILNTSKEAAARVMLAERKALGFHKELVSFKQDSVTMMLHLNNSFKSQIQDAEARSLNQQKKIDELEAQLGEAEGIIVDLRDELKQLHQKLETVTNNKKRTSNGHIDETNQPLYEHLPHDNTLNSSTSKIPDAKIASSVGIVSLHVADSMSSLGKSNSDDASASAEDYSSFIMQNTEADLCRIGHSQRIRAFERNLSTMKPPSLKTNDTQSLANVLVESSEAKATNNCLYPVMKKCCIMNSLVQSLDQPFLMCSSKTDEKNLNSTSYNDQRISTPRRSAGKTARYREAIASLRGKPRKKYVRSLKRPVISQLKACSTRLNLHSEQDPVEAVQTLLEGVSRKSEVMNRCNDVMVCGEGDGEEAREGLIQKVPLTSVDGLVGLKLFDVPISNGFGSFHKELENVRPRKFTFHRKCRKNVLRKLDDNIVPKRDPLKRKLETLIDVSVIESNGLNNELHRDLEMSMNDASLLLS
- the LOC141639768 gene encoding uncharacterized protein LOC141639768 isoform X3; protein product: MSEDSKAMKKVYAEVILNTSKEAAARVMLAERKALGFHKELVSFKQDSVTMMLHLNNSFKSQIQDAEARSLNQQKKIDELEAQLGEAEGIIVDLRDELKQLHQKLETVTNNKKRTSNGHIDETNQPLYEHLPHDNTLNSSTSKIPDAKIASSVGIVSLHVADSMSSLGKSNSDDASASAEDYSSFIMQNTEADLCRIGHSQRIRAFERNLSTMKPPSLKTNDTQSLANVLVESSEAKATNNCLYPVMKKCCIMNSLVQSLDQPFLMCSSKTDEKNLNSTSYNDQRISTPRRSAGKTARYREAIASLRGKPRKKYVRSLKRPVISQLKACSTRLNLHSEQDPVEAVQTLLEGVSRKSEVMNRCNDVMVCGEGDGEEAREGLIQKVPLTSVDGLVGLKLFDVPISNGFGSFHKELENVRPRKFTFHRKCRKNVLRKLDDNIVPKRDPLKRKLETLIDVSVIESNGLNNELHRDLEMSMNDASLLLS